The genomic stretch taataataataataataataagcaaaaagcaaaaagttattcaaatttggtgaaagtccctgcgaatgaagtttcgcgcttaaaacttctacagagacagagtcaaaagcccccttaatatccaagaacgcagaagccatttgctcttttcgagcaagtgcgagttgaatttcagtagaaagtaacgctaggcaatcgttcgtccctttgccccggcgaaagccaaattgagtatctgaaagtaaaccgtttgtttcgacccatttgtctaaccgtaagaggatcatttatTCCTctattaatttccggaggcaagagagcatagcaatcggcctataagaattgtgatcagaggcaggtttcccgggtttccgaatagcaatgacttttacctccctccagtcatgcggaacaatatttagctcaagaaacttgttgaacaaattcaacaagcgtctttttgcagagtcgggtagattcttcaacaggttgaattttattctatctaaccctggagccttattgttgcacgacaggagagcaattgaaaattccaacatcgaaaatggaggctcttccgtagttactaaaaacgcgtctcgaaaggttttctgttccggtacagagtccggacaggcctttttggcaaaatcgagtatccagcgatctgaatactcctcactctcattcgaaacgtcacggttccgcatgcgcctggcggtatcccaaagagtgctcatcgctgtttccctcgacaacgcgtttacgaaccgccgccagtacccgcgttttttcgcctttactaagctcttcatctgcctgcccagtgcctcgtactttcgaagtagattgacagtgccgtactcccggtagtccttatacgccgcggaccttcgcgcgtacagctcagagcactttttgtcccaccatttgctgggagggcgctgtcttatcgttaccccgggtattgGTTTCGTCTGAGTTTGAATCGCGGCGTCGAtaatcaagccagctaagaacgcgtattcttcctccggaggaagttcctcgtgagtctcgatagattccgctataatagactcacaacgcttccaatcaatattacgtgtaaggtcgtaggaaatattgattgggttcggaggagttgaaccattagcaattgatataacgattggaagatgatcactaccgtggggatcgttgattactttccactggcaatctaacgctagtgatgtcgagcagagggataggtcaagcacgctttcacgtgctggaggattgggtacacgtgtcgctttcccagtattcaaaagtgtcatattgaagtcgtcgatcaagttacagattaaagaagatcggttgtcgtcgtacagcgacccccatagcgaacagtgagagttaaaatcttccaaaattaaaaaaggtgcgggaagcaattctgctatatcaaggagttgattctgttcaatccgcgcggatgggggaatatataacgaaacaaggcaaaggtcttttccattcatattcgtttgaatggcaacaacttcaatattcgagatcgaggggaggtcgattctgaaaaaagaatagcactttttgatccctaaaagtacccctccaccatgtgagtctcgatctcgacgaatgatgttgaaatcgtggaaattaagttgctcatttgaattgagaaaagtttcacggagcgcgaacgcatcacaattgtatgtgtttatcaaatgtgaaaataaatcgaatttggggatgatacttctgcaattccactgtaatacagtgataaaattcctaaccactttcgacgtattagtcatcgaaagatacgatagctgaaatgtggggtcaagttgctgtgagttgcttcaaaaaggttttcactgtggagagaagggcaagaagaatgttttgaaggggatctggtatgttgaatgttttaaatatccagtccacaatatcagaaaactttatgaaccctgtttcttttatgtcttctgatcgagaaatgggtgcacgaggggctTTTGGTGCCCCaagaagcggtgggtactcctggtttgatttgaaattaaaaccggggggtacttgcttcggtttttcttcaccgcttcctttttgtgttgtcttattggtcattccgctaggggttatcttacgacctttgcgagaaagattaggagagttgagcattctcctcttcctagatccctctggcaaggcataagaacacccttcgacgggatcgtcagatgtaccctcatcggtaggcaaaaaggaaaagatgtttcctgtcgagggtggcgcAGCCCTCTTaggcatttctgcaaaagagcgctttgatcgttccttaagggaacgcttaattttttcctcgcgctgtttgtacgcgggacacgccgaaaggtcatgccgagctccctcgcagtaaagacacttttcagtatcctcactgcaagcggtctcagcatgattgcctccgcacttgctgcagcgtgccttgttgcagcagtaggtggctgtatgacctaactgcttgcagttttggcaatgcatgacccgcggtacgaacaggcgtacaggcagacgaaccctgtccaaagacatgtagttcggcagtgcggatccggcgaatgttacacggaaggaatccgaagggaggaatttcttcttcccttcttcgatggatactgaatgcaattgcttgacatccagtatctttacatcttgaatcagggggttcttgaagcagccaaccccgtgacgcaaaatgtcatcgaccgtgaggcttccttcggtaaccacaccgtcgatctccacatctttggcagggatgtacacgcggtactcccttgtaaagagctcgtagctagcaatttcgtttgcttgcttcaagctactcacgacaactcgcagtttgttcggcctcaccttcgtaatctcggttacggccgaaaactgttttgccaggtcttggcctatttgaattatattcaaaggtttttttatgggccggaagtaaacaacgtagggaccgctagcggcatctgggtaagcttttacccgtatttccggtacccttggtacggggctaggtagcggggtggtgcaggggaaggtaagggagaactgctgggggaaatttcaatttcttccccatttgtttccacatccagaaaaagttgcacctgcatgtcgtccattttgcgggagcgttacgctctaccgcacacaaacgataaatattcgaatgtgtggggggggggggtgatcaaatagttgatataaaattttaaaaacaatctttcaaactacaatggatcaaataaaaaaaaaagacagtaatactaataataataacaatagaaataatactaataataataataataataataagaataataataagaataataataataataataataataataataataataataataataataataataataataataataataattataataataataataataataataataataataataataataataataataataataataataataataataataataataataataataataataataataataataataataataataataataataataataataataataataataataataataataataataataataataataataataataataataataataataataataataataataataataataataataataataataataataataataataataaaaataataataataataataataataataataataataataataataataataataataataataataataataataataataataataataataataataataataataataataataataataataataataataataataataataataataataataataataataataataataataataataataataataataataataataataataataataataataataataataataataataataataataataataataataataataataataataataataataataataataataataataataataataataataataataataataataataataataataataataataataataataataataataataatagtaataataataataataataataataataataataataataataataataataataataataataataataataataataataataataataataataataataataataataataataataataataataataataataataataataataataataataataataataataataataataataataataataataataataataataattataattataataataataataataataataataataataataataataataataataataataataataataataataataataataataataataataataataataataataataataataataataataataataataataataataataataataataataataataataataataataataataataataataataataataataataataataataataatcataataataataataataataataataataataataataataataataataataataataataataataataataataataataataataataataataataataataataataataataataataataataataataataataataataataataataataataataataataataataataataataataataataataataataataataataataataataataataataataataataataataataataataataataataataataataataataataataataataataatagtaataataataataataataataataacaataataataataattataataataattacaataataataatattaataataatgataaaaattctacagtgaatacttcaccgaacgtccaagtcacgacctcacggctgatagtaggatcaatcgagcgtctccgcagaacaaacaatgacgatccagcttcgtgttgtgacacagtggccgtatcctacacgcgaccttgtagatgccacttgtagttgacttccactcgctcgatcgtatggtggtccgtgctgctagcggggtaacagcggtgcggaagaattattcttgctgatatatcagctgcgtatcagatcaccggcggggtagcctgcccctaccagtgtgcagaagatgtttctgccgatatactacaggctattgttatcgcacaagaactaatcgacaaaaaaaaacacccgtacgataactcgtgtattgttattttgcgaactcaaacggagataaaaaatttgcgtctaatcgagacgaaagcaaaacaacgaatgctcttgaaactaacttgaatgagattaaatcaattattaaaaatttcaaaaacatgaaagcacctggtgacgatggaatctttaatatactaatcaaacatctccctgagagcacaatggaatttttagtgaaaattttcaattgctgcttcaaaattgcatattttcccaaattatggaaaaatgcaaaaaatactccaattttaaagccggataagaatccagctgaagtttcaagttatcgaccaatcagtttgctttcttcaataagtaaactgtttgagagaattattcttaacagaatgatgtcacacatcagcgaaaattcaattttttcagaagaacagtttggatttcgccgcGGGCATTctactactcatcaattgctcagagttactaatatgatacgagctaacaaatctgaaggttattccactggagctgctcttttagacatagaaacagcattcgacagtgtttggcataaaggtttgattgcgaaattgcaaacttttaattttccaattttcctaatcaaaattttgaaaaattatcttactgatcgaactctgcaggttgtctatcagaattcaaaatctgatagatttccagtcagagcaggtgtgcctcaaggttctgtcttgggccctgtcctgtataacatattcacttcagatcttcctgatttgcctccaggatgcacaaagtcattgttctgcgatgacacaagcatttccgtaaaaggaaaaagccttcgtgtcatatgcggtcgattgcagaaaactttagatattttttcttcctacttgcaaaagtggaaaatctctcccaatgcttctaaaactcaaatgataatttttccgcataagcctagggcttctttcctcaagccaaacaataatcacgttgtcaagatgaatggggttattttaagttggtctgacaaggttaagtacttgggactaatttacgataaaaaacttattttcaaagagcacattgaaagtatacaagccaagtgcatcaaatatacgagatgtttatatcctctgattaacaggaattctaaactttgtttaaagaacaaacttttgatttacaaagaaatttttagaccatcaatgctttatgctgtaccgatctggtcaagttgctgttcaacaaggaagaaaacgctccaaaggattcagaataaaattctgaaaatgattttgaagcgtcctccttggcttggtacactcgaattacatagacttactggtgttgaaccattagaagctatgtcaaataaaattattaacaattttcgacaaaaatcgttgcaatcctcaattgctacgataagctctctttatagccaataagttagcatttaagttagttgtaagcaTGCTTGTCTTTCTCCTAAGTAAACCTCTAgaaggagaacatcttgcactgcggagacaactgccgtcacactaaagagcaaatcaattcgctcatgctagaagagagcgacaaacgatttttatctgttgacCTACCTGAACggactgcggtgaaatctgaactctctctcttgcgagacaatgaactatggtgtactttctcacacgtgtggacatcacgcacaataattacactgcagagctatctgcggtgcatttcacagttggtttcttgagcatggcagaagtggaaaagagattgggagaaaaaaaaatagactgcgttgctcgtgccactcgtgccggtcgaatttacactggtggaattcgttcgtagctacacgaggactacattttgcccggtaggtttttttttcacctttcggactactcgccagtggacactgttgtgcacttctgcgttttctctgtagagtgattcacccctctcgtttctatcagatgtggggtgagctggaagtgtgtttgtctctctgtaagctggttgagacactttggagtgagaaagaaggagtgtggggaaagcatttgctacacgcaggcacatactggaagggaagtgcgcggtgaattttttctcctctctctTCACATACTGAGGAAAATGACAAACAtggttgtaagtttacttttctTTCTTGACaggtaggtttaaatccctacgaatgataagtcctaattgcgaaagcaaacaaatccttacaattaaaatacaaattactaacagtgttgagaagtcaccatttgtgattggacacacatactcattatttactaatatttatcataaatacttaagctactaacaaatccccctattaaaaaaaacccTGAAAGAAATCTGCTCCCGCCAGTAAACTGTCTCCGGAATCTGAAATACCGTCTACTGATGGAcgtatttcatttaaaatgatagttgaatggatatttaccactttggtttatccgatactcttaaaagtatgatttcggcttggcttccaacaatttgcatgttgggtaagcaactaagcaccaaatggcccctcctcgcgttcgtatccttcgatgtctaaatcagacaacagaagtgacgaatcgacaacaagcaTCATTCAATGGAACTGTCGAAGCTTGATCCCCaaatagataaatttaaactcctgcttcacgatagcaaatgcaatattttcgcgctatctgaaacatggttatcaacTGATACGACAGTAGCCGTTCATGATTTCAATATAATACGTTTAtaccgaggaaactcttatggccagggctagtagcgaacttggagcaaaataatagtgattttagtgacttttttcattaaaatagtgaccaaatagagactaaatagtgaccaaatagtgaccaaaaatatacaaaagagggttttgaaatttattgttgaaccataaatgaattaaattttatctgaaatttatgtcattagaacataggatgtgcaatgatttgttctcATAGAAAAAAAGTCcaactaaaatctgtatcataatttcacattgaaatggttgtaataacaccttgttcaatatattcgaatacaagttttcgagttataagtgttaatgaaagtacgtgaacgaatgtatgcactctcgaatacgcattggtgtgttggtggtctgtcagttgtatttagttcttgatgtgcgatgtaacaaatccggaaagtcgtagtaaaacaatttttggtcagtgactgcccttgcacaatattcaaacatctcaaatcatgtgaagctaggcgagatttcgtttatCAAACCATCGAAAACTACAAGGAAACATTCTCTTTGGCTatcgttgaaaattctgtcggccacgatcagcaaggatgccgcaagtcgtaaaattgtgactgttatgaaGAAGCGTTTCCGGCGAAATAATAACGTTCAGTTTGTAATTCCCACCCATCTGAGTATATCTATTGAatcggtccacaatattttggccgattctttaagaaaaagaggctcgatagagtgaaaatgatactttcataACTCGCTGTTTGCGAGTTCATTGTTTCTGATGAAAAACTATTTGGCCTGGAGTGTGACtggttacacaaaacaatcgaatgtgggcagcagcaagagacaacatttcagagttctaaaggagtgttcctcgattgcagagtacagctttagtgatggtctcgggagcaatttgcaagcgagtaaacttcctctgattttcatttacaaagacgccgaatttaatgctgtttattataaaacggtagttttggaaaaaaaacgttaccccgtgtcttggaaaactcttcagagctaatttctatatgttctagcaagacggtgcatcagcgcatactgcgaagttgactcaaggttggtatagggacaattcgagggactttttgaatagaaataaattgctgttaagttcacctgatctcaactcaataaactttttttttacaaaatctccaacttgtaaagcggttatccagaaCATCTGGAAATTcgtgccgcctgtgacagcttcgaaaagcgtttgaagttggttaagctaactaagggaggggtttttcaaaatatattaaaaatagcattgttctgcaaaaacaatactaagcctgtttgtcccatcaatgatttcccacgcatatttaacccacttgacattttctaatcaaattcgtcccactaaacactcgtttgtttgatctggagcatgggacaaatatgcgtagaacaggttatcattatggaatttcgaaatggtatctggtaaacaccggtaggttcggatgattgaaagcaaaatcctacgaattgagacctcaacacgactatgcacaatataagcttgaaatttttgaatccacttcatccaggaggaacagttgatttgagacaagcaaatcaaactacaaacggaatttcacgcacaacactggtttaagacgcgagtagcttgtagaataaacctttacattcctttgcagctcttagacaatgcgttcgtaactattctgcactgttcacttcgatgagaaatttgaaaacattgcctggcatgaaacttctgtgatggaaaagttaacaaaaatgtcttacaaaccgaactgtccaaatattctgtaaatgagaagcaagctttctaaagtatgATGCAATACAACAATTGTTAAATTATACATTTAAAGCTAagaaagtgactttagtgaccattttgtcgtaaaatagtgactttagtgactttttagcgtaaatagtgactttttagtgactaggctcaaaatagtaacaaagtcactaaaaagtgactcgctactagccctgtatggcggagtgctccttggtataaaaaaatgctacccattcttccgaattcctatcccagcaattgatggcatagaaattgttgcttgcttGTACCAAAAATGGTGTCCAAACTAAGACTGTCATAATAGAGACTGATGCTTTAACCTTTAAGTATTTAATGAAATCGAAACGTATAAACATCGGCTGGGAACGTCATAACATTTACGAAAATATTGAAGTCTTGAGGTGTTTCCACTGCTCGCAATTTGGACACAAGGCTGAAAACTGCATCAACCCTATGTGCTGCCCTAAATGTACTGGCGATCATCTAATTGGTCAATGCGAAGcaaacattgaaaaatgtgtGAATTGCAACAACTTGAATGAGAAGCAGAAACAACCTTCTACTGATCGGCTGGATATCAATCATGCCTCATGGAGTACAAGGTGCCCTTTGTATCAGCAACGAGTGAAAAAATCGAAATCCAAGATTGACTACGCCATATAGCAACCAATAAACAGCTCACAATCGTTGTGGGCTTGCTCTGGACCAGATAATTTGGACGCAATTGAAGTTAACGGACCTCTGACGTCATCCGCTATATCTGACAACGGGGGACTATCTGTTCTGTCAGGTAATTATACAATGGGTATATGTCTGCCCGAAGCTACTGTAGATACTACACACACTCAAAGTAACTTTTTCCTGCATAAACCGCATTGGGACTCACTACCTGCCACACACGCAACTGGAGGAGGAGAATCCATCACCGTGACGACGACACCGGTTACTGGTTCTATCCATTGTCCCACCAAGAGCTCATTTACTTTCTACTACCAAAATGTGAGAGGGCTTCGCACGAATATCGAAGACTTGTTTTTAGCTACCACAAGCGCGGATTACGATATAATCGTGCTTACTGAAACCTGGTTAAACGATGAAATTAACtccgttcaactgtttggtgaCACCTATGCTGTCTATCGAAATGATCGTGATGCCGTTGCCACAAGAAGAAAGCGAGGTGGTGGCGTGCTAATAGCAGTATCTACGAAACTTCGCTCCTCTAGGTCCTCGTCTCGAGTCGATAATAGTATTGAACATCTCTGGGTGAATGTTTACGGTTCCGATAACACGATTGCTGTTGGAGTGGTGTATATTGCTCCTGACTTTGCAACTGATGCCACACTTATTGAAAAACACATAGAATCTGCTACCAACATTTCGAACTCGTTAAGGCCATGTGATTATCATCTGCTTTTTGGGGATTACAATCAACCAAACCTAGTGTGGACGAGCTCTCCTTCAGATTTTTTATATGCTGACCCTTCTGAATCGAGATTTTCGGTGTCAGGTTCTGCTCTTGTCGATGGCATGGCTTTGCTGAACATGAAACAGATCAACGATATCAGAAACATCAGAGATCGCACATGGGATCTTATTTTTATCAACGCTGAAATCGCCTCAGAGTGTATCGTGTCAGAGGCAGTCGAGCCCCTGCTCCAGACTGATGCGTTTCATCCAGCTCTTGTTTGCAATTtgaactgctctcacactattAACTACAATGATATTACTAATGACATGAAGTTCGACTTTCGCAAAGCTGATTTTGTCTTACTTGATAGCGCTATTGCAAGCCTCAACTGGTCCCGATTATTAGAGAGTGATATCGATAAAGCCGTTGAAACCTACACTAGCCAGCTGGCTCAACTTTTCCGCCAATATGTGCCTCTGTCACGCCCTCGGAGGAAACCACCTTGGTCAAATGGTCAACTTCGCGAACTGAAACGCCTACGAGCAGCTGCATTGAGAAGATATACCAACTGTCGCAGTCTTTTCGAGAAGCGTGAGTTCAACATCGCAAGCAGCAATTACCGGACTTTGAATCGTTATCTTTACAACAGATATGTACAAAGGAAAGAAAATGATATGAAGCGTAACCCCAAAAGCTTTTGGGGCTTATGAATGAAAAACGTAAAACAAATGGACTCCCATCAACTGTTTTCCTTGGTACGAAAGTTGCCGAATCTCATGAGGAAATTTGCAATCTTTTTGCAGACCACTTTTCCGGTGTATTCAGTGCTGAACCCGCTAACGAACAGTCCATCAACCTGGCGTTGGGATCAGTACCTCGCGATGTTATTGACATAACAACCTTCTTGTTCACCGTAGAAGAGGTTCGCACAGcaattcgaaaaataaaatcgtCTGTTGTAGCTGGGCCCGATGGTATACCATCCATTGTACTGAAGCTCTGTGCTGAATCTATTGCAACTCCGCTGACTATTATTTTCAACGCGTCACTATCACAGGCGAAATTCCCGGAGATGTGGAAACAATCATTTATGTTCCCTATTCATAAAAAAGGAGACAAGCGTGATGTCGGCACTTACCGAGGGATAACATCATTATGCACTGGGTCTaagctttttgaaattttagttGGAGATGTTCTATTTGCTGCAATCCGTTCATATATTTCACCTGCTCAACATGGTTTCTTCAAGGGACGGTCAATTGACACTAACCTCGCAGAATTCTCATCACTTTGTATCAAGGCAATGGAGGACGGAAATCAAATTGATACAATCTACACAGATCTTAAGGCTGCCTTCGATCGTGTTGACCATCAATTGTTGCTAACTAAAATTGAGCGTTGAGGTGCCTCTCCGCACTTCGTTAAATGGTTGGGATCCCACTTGAACAATCGTAAGCTGAACATCAAACTTGGATAGACTTTCTCTTACAGCTTCACAAACAGCTCCGGAGTGCCTCAGGGGAGCAACTTGGGGCCTTTACTGTActcgattttcttcaacgatgtcTTGCTATACCTACCTCCTGGCTGTAAGCTAGCGTATGCTGATGATCTTAAAATCTTCGTCATTGTCGAATCAGTAGAAGATTGCATTGAACTACagcgactgattaaaatgttCGAGGAATGGTGCATGTGGAACCAGCTCATCAGCAGCGTACAGAAATGCTGTGTCATATCCTTCACGAGAAAGAAATCTGCCATTGAGTGGGCTTACGAAATCAACGGACGCCCGTTCGTCAGAGTTGGTGTTGTGCGAGACCTTGGAGTTTTATTGGACTCACAGCTTTCGTTCAGAGATCATTACTCGAATATTATTGCTAAAGCAAACAGAAACCTAGGATTCATCATTAGAGCTGCCATAAAATTCCCTTGACCCCTACTGCCTGCGATCACTGTTCTACGCCCTTGTTCGCTCAGTACTGGAAACAGCTTCAATCATTTGGAGCCCCTACATAAACTGTTGGGCCACTAGAATCGAAGCTATACAGTCGCGGTTCTTTAAATTTGCACTAAGGTTGCTTCCTTGGAGTAACCCAACGAACTTACCACCCTACGAGGATCGATGCCGTCTGCTTAACATGGACACTCTGCAGTGTCGGCGGAAT from Wyeomyia smithii strain HCP4-BCI-WySm-NY-G18 chromosome 3, ASM2978416v1, whole genome shotgun sequence encodes the following:
- the LOC129728677 gene encoding uncharacterized protein LOC129728677, whose product is MGICLPEATVDTTHTQSNFFLHKPHWDSLPATHATGGGESITVTTTPVTGSIHCPTKSSFTFYYQNVRGLRTNIEDLFLATTSADYDIIVLTETWLNDEINSVQLFGDTYAVYRNDRDAVATRRKRGGGVLIAVSTKLRSSRSSSRVDNSIEHLWVNVYGSDNTIAVGVVYIAPDFATDATLIEKHIESATNISNSLRPCDYHLLFGDYNQPNLVWTSSPSDFLYADPSESRFSVSGSALVDGMALLNMKQINDIRNIRDRTWDLIFINAEIASECIVSEAVEPLLQTDAFHPALVCNLNCSHTINYNDITNDMKFDFRKADFVLLDSAIASLNWSRLLESDIDKAVETYTSQLAQLFRQYVPLSRPRRKPPWSNGQLRELKRLRAAALRRYTNCRSLFEKHHFSGVFSAEPANEQSINLALGSVPRDVIDITTFLFTVEEVRTAIRKIKSSVVAGPDGIPSIVLKLCAESIATPLTIIFNASLSQAKFPEMWKQSFMFPIHKKGDKRDVGTYRGITSLCTGSKLFEILVGDVLFAAIRSYISPAQHGFFKGRSIDTNLAEFSSLCIKAMEDGNQIDTIYTDLKAAFDRVDHQLLLTKIER